The Diceros bicornis minor isolate mBicDic1 chromosome 19, mDicBic1.mat.cur, whole genome shotgun sequence genome contains the following window.
TTATTTTCCCTTTATCCCATGATCTTAACCAAGCTCCCTGTTTCCCCCTATACCATGGACATTACTAGAATCCTATTTTCTCTTCATTCCATGGACATGACCAGCCTCCTATTTTCCTGTTATAATATAGACATGACTAAAACTCCCATTTCCCCGTTAATCTATGGAAATAATCTGTCTTACCTTATTTTTCCTCTGACTCATAGATATAACACTGCTCTCTGTTATCATCTGATCCCATGTGTTATCAGGTCTCCTATTTTTCCCTTATTCCATGGACATGACCAGGACTGCTGTTTTCCCCTTGGTGCACGATCATGCCCCCATTTTATCCTTACTCCTGAAGATAACCAGAGCCCTATTTTTTCTTATTCCATGGACATAACCAGGGCACCTATTTTCCTCTTAAGCATAGAATTGGTGGGGCCTCCTATTTCCCTGAATGTGTCCATTTCCCTTTTTCGCTTTTCCAGGGATGTGACCAGGGTCTTTGTTCTCCCCCTATTTCATGGAAATAATCAGCCCTCCTATTTTCCCCTAATCCAtggtgtggtaggctgaataatggccctccAAAAGATAGCCACATTCtaacccctggaacctgtgaaaatTACCTTATGTGGCAAAGAAGGACTTTACGTAGGTGATTAAGTTCAAGATCTTGAGATGGGCAGATCATCCTGGAATTTCCAGGTGGGCGCTAAATGCAGCCCATGTATCCCTATAAGAGGGATCCAGAGGGAGATTTgaggcagaggagaagggggccatgtgaccatggaagcagagattggagtgatgtggccacatgCCAAGGGATGCCGGCAGCCAGTGGAAGCTGTAAGAGGCGAGGAAAGTGTTCTCTCTAGAACCTCTGGAGGGAGTACAGCCCTGCCGACACACTGAAAAtgactttggacttctggcctccagaactgttagagaataaattcctgttgttttaagacaccaagtttgtggtaatttgttacagtcgCCAGGGGAAACTATACACACGTGGACACGCTTGCCCTCccaattttcttcttattttgcgGACTTTTTAgtgagttgaattgtgttcccctgaAATATATATCCAAgtcctaatccctagtacctgtgaatgtgagctTATTTAAATACAGATTCTTTACAGATTTAATTACGTTAAAGATCTTAAGATGAGATCATAGTGGATTTAGagtaggccctaaatccaatgactggtgttcttacaagagaaaggaaagagatttGAGACAAAGAGACACAGGAGCCAGTCTGTGTGAAGACGGTGGCAGAGACTAGACCTACGCTGCCACAAGCCAACGAACTCCAGGAGTGACGTGATAAGTCctccttttgttgttttattgtaAGGACATAGCCAAAGCCTATATTTCCTCTTATTCCGTGGAAATTATAGGGACCCATTTTTCTCCTACTTTATGCACATAGCCAAGGCCCATATTTCTTAAGCAGacttatttatgtgtgtgtgaggaagattagccctgagctaacatctgtggcaagcctcctctttttgctgaggaaaactggccctgggctaacatccgtgcccatcttcctccactttatatgtgggatgccgccacagcatggtgtgataagcagtgcgtaggtccatgcctgggatctgaacccgtgaaccccggctactgaagtggagcgtgccaattTGCTGGCCCCAAACAGacctattttttatgtatttagccCCATATTCACGAGTTTCCTAATATGGCCTCTTGAATACTACTTTCCTTTCCTCAGGTCCACAGTCTGAAGGGCATATCCCAGATTTCCAGGGCTGGCTGAGCTTGTCTAGATCTGAGCACTCGCACATATTCCTCAGAATCCTGATGTATCTATCTTACAATGACACTCTGAGGCAGTTGGGATCTGACAGACCACGGGCTTCAGCATGTGGGTTCAGAGTTGTGGAAGAACCGTGCagagtgatggtgctcagggcaagctaccccaggaggcaccactctggtatgcggattatttcgagctgaagacaataaggactcagagaactcaggaagaatatttgagtttcccctcccaaactgcctaaagaatttaaaacaaaagatctgtttcaggaaggagttattatcatgatggctgtaaagataacataggatagaggttacaataggaaaggcaccaagccccttttatcaaaaactctctgtctccctgaccacattgtctatagatgaccctgagaagaattGTCAGGCGAACATTTGCATtcctatctccatgtgagttgtcttcttgccctctaaggtcccagaccactacccacccccaacaccttccttgcctttagctacaatgcttaagcgggcagcttagacagaggggcaagttgctcatttctgagtttctcccatgtatacatgctattaaacttggtattattttctcctgctaacctgtcttgttaattatttggccagccataagaaccttaaggaaaagggcagagggagattctccctctctcccgacaagaGGATGTTCTTGAGCGCTGGCTGATGCCTGACCTGGGAACAGGTTCTTTGCCTGTATTCATTTAGTCTCCACCACAATCCAAGATTAGTGCTTTTTCCATTCTCatattatagatgaagaaactgaggctcaggagatTAAGTAACTCTCTCAGAGTCACCCAGcaagggatttgaacccaggagagCTGGATTGCAAGGCCCACGCTTTCCCCACCAAATCATGCTGCTTCTCAAAGACCAaggtcctatttatttattttggaacattttaacatttattttgaaataatttcagacttaaaaAAATAGCATAAATGTTCTCACACACCCTTCACCCCACTTCCCcgaatgttaacatcttacataatttTACAGTACAATGGTGAAAACTAGGAAGTTAGCATTcatacaatactattaactaatctacagattttatttacatttcatcAGTTGTCccactaatgttctttttctggagCAGGACCTCATTCAGGATCCCACCTTAGTGAGTATTTCAAAAATAGGGAGCTCTTATGGGTGCaggtgatggggttcaggacacgCTACCCCAGAATATGGCCCGTTGGCATCTTGAATCTCTTAAGCTGGAGGAGTctgagaaaacagcagaagcGGGAAGAACACTCTGACCTCCCCCCTGGCCCTTGTTCTCTGAAAGTAGGAGACAAATCTCCTGTTTGAAAGGTGCCCTCCTGTACCAGGAGGGCTGAGGACACCTCGTCACCAGAGATGGGGAATTTAGGGCCGAGAAGGCTGTATACACAAACTTGTTACTTCTTCACCATGGACTACCTACCCCTAGCCCAAACCCCTCCaacttgtcaattcttcacaaatttattctttctttctctaaaagatataaaagcttcctgctctggtcacttcttcAAGTCTCCATTCTCTAATGAAGGCTTCCatatacatgtaaaaattcaacacaatttgtatgcttttctcctgttactctaccttatgtcagtttaattcttaggcccAGCCAGAGACCCAAAGAAGGTAGAGGAGaatttcctcccctacacaggcAACACCTAACCTTCAGTGGTCTGCAGGATTAATTTCTGAATAAGGCTCACAGTTTATTCCTCCCTCACAGGGAGGCTGGGATTACCTCACAAAGCTCTGCTGGGGTCTCACCAAGATAGCAAGAGTTAGCTCCAGGGCCTGCAGGCACAGTGGGATCCCGCAGGCAGATATCTGTGGTGAGTATGTAGCAGGTGAGTAAAGAGAACCTGTCCCTAGAGGAAGCACAGGGAGTAGCTGATGGCTGGGTTAGATGATTGGAACCCACAGTAGGTAAGTAGAATGTACCATACCCTGTTCCATGTCCCTGATTCCTTAGGTCTCAGTTCAAATTTTACCTTCTCCCTAAGTCTTCCCCAATTCCCACAAATGGTGATCCTCTATCCAATATACCAGCTCTTATTGCATAGTACTGTGAAGGTTTGTTCTGGGGGCTTTCTTCCTCTCAGGTCCAACCTGCCCTCAAGGTCAGATAGTAAACTATATAAGTTGGGGCAGAGGCAATAGTACATCTCAGGTGTGAAGGCAGGGAGAGGGTCTTGTCCATCTTGGCAGGTGTTTAGAAATTACACTTGCCTGAATCACCAAAGAAGTGAATGGGTGTCATAAATGTGTGGAAAATGTTCTGACCTGAGAGTGGGTTGGGCAGCCATGCAAGGAGATTTCCCTGGTTGGTCCTTTGGTCGTACTGTGGGCAGAGCCTCAGAAGGATGAGGTTCCAGTCTCAACCTCTGTTTAAATGCAGGCAGGCCATCTCCTGGAGAAGGCTGCGTTGGCGAGGGCTGCTGCTGGAAAGTGAGCGAGCCACAGCCTGGCGCCTCCCCACCCTGGAAGGTGCAGTGGAGAGGAGGTTTCTGAGGCTGCAGAGATGGGAGGTGGATGCTGGAGGAACCCTctgctgctgctggctgccctggTCCTGGCGGCCAAGTTGGGTCACTTTCAAAGGTGGGGAGGCTTCCGAGAGAAGTCCACGAGTCAGAAAAACATGAATTCAACTCTCAAATTCTTCATTGAAACCTACAACAATGCTAGCAACGACACCTACTTATTTGGAGTTGACAAGCTACTTCGAAGCCAGATGCAggtttgtgcctcagtttctccagatGTGGGCACTGCCCCCATTCTTGCCCACTCAGACACATGCGGACACGATGTGGCTCCCAGGGAGAACTAAGTGATGGTTTCACCAAGCCGGCAGTGGCTTCACTTGGAATGGGCATGCCTTAGAGCTGTTCAGGCCCCAGAGTTGCCTTAGCCACCCTTCTGAGATGCTAGTCTAAGGGCTGGAGTGAAATCCCAACTCTCTTACTCTTAGTCCCCTGAGATTCTCAGCAGCTCTTCCTTGGGAAGAATTCCTTTCATTCTGAAAGTAGGTCCTATCAGAGTGACAGCAGGTTCCCCGGAACAAGTGCTTTGTTGAGAAGCACTTCCTAGCTGGGTTCCACATAAACCTGGAATTCCACAGAAcacctttctttttttagttttatgtattaAGTTTCTCTGAAATATATCAATTGAAGGgtgacagaggaaagaaaagttGTTTGAAAATCGCTTTTGTTGGTCTAAACTGCCTTCAAGTTCAGATAGTAAACTATATAAGTTGGGGCACAGTCAATAATACATCTTAGTTCAATTAACcagatttggaaaaaataattgaCTAGGAGAAAACTGCTCTGGCCAGAGAGACGGGCAGCGAGAACAGGAGAAACCAgcaagggcagaggcagagacgGGTGAGCAGTGTTAGTGTGACACAAATGGCCTCAAGTCACAGCATGAAGACATTAGCCTGTCCCTGCATCAGTCACACACTCCTGCCACAAGGTGGTGGCTCATCAGGGCCAAGAACGTTGAGGTGACTTGGCCACAAGGTGGCAGCCAAGTTCTTGTTGAAGTTGGCTTGTTCTCCCCATCAATCTTCCCAAGGATGAATCTGAGAACCGGAGGAGGTCTGTCCTGTGGAATCAATCCATTGTCATTAACAGTTCACTTTAAAAGAATTGTTATGAGCAAACTTTTGATGTCATGCAAATGAATGAGTGGACAGAGCGAGTGTGCTCCTTGGTAGCTGGGTGACCTAGGGCAAGGGTCCCTGGGCATCCTCACACCTGTGGCTGCAAGGTTGTGTCCATCCTAATCCCTCACAGAGGGGATCAGGAGGTGGCATGGTGTGCTGCCTGTGCCTGGGCTCCAGTTCCCCCTCCTTATCATGGGATCTTGGTCAAGTGCTATCCATACtccccaggtctcagtttcctcacctgcaaagtgGGCAGAATACGAGTGAAGCAGCACTTGTAAGAATATttgtattattatgattattcctATTACTAACAATCAAGTCTAGTGGTGAATAAGAAGACACTTTGCACCCTGGACTGTTAGTTAAATTTATGGCCAGTGTTTTAGTGTTTTCATATGTACAGTGTGCTGAAGGTCAGTGTGACAGTGCGTGGCACTAGCCCTGCAAGATGCCATCACCTGCATGGAACTGTCCTTGGACAACGAGCAACAGAGCCCCACATCCTGAGGTTCTTCTGGCAGATGCTCAGCCCCACCAGGACCAGGAAAGCGGTACTGCCCTCAGCCCCTCCCCCTGCACTGCCTtgaggttttctgggggtgctttCCTCCTGGGGGCAGTGTGAGCACTCTCTCCCTCTATTGCCACCCTAGAGAGTGCCAAGCCTCCTCATTTGGTTTGACTACTGACATTAGGACAAGGAAGCAGGGAACTTCCAGGAGCTTCTCCCCTCACCAGTGCAGAACTCTCTAGTCCACATATTTACTTGGGGAATCCAGCTCAGCTTCCAACAGGCAACAATAATCACCAAACCATTTGTTAAAGTTTCGCTTCTGGGTATGGGGCTTCCCTGCCACAAAAGGCTTTCTCGGTCTTTAACCCCGCAAGTCTTCACAGCCTCATACTTGAACATGAGTACAAGAAGACAGGAAGAGCCCTGGCGTGTGTTTTCCATGGCTTACGTGTTCATCACTCGCACACACACTAGGAAGAAAGCGACAGCATCTtcctcattttatagctgaggaaactgagactcagggaggtggagggagttGGCCAAGGTGACAGAGATGGCAGGGGATTAAGCCAGCACTTGAGCACAGTTCTTCTGTCTTTCATTCTGTTGCTCTCCCAACTCCATAGCCACTTCAGAGTAATGTTCCTGACACTTTcctaaaaatttaataatttgtaaatattaagttattttattttgtgtgttcaGCGAAATGCGTGCTTcccatttgcccacataacaacTCCTTGAGCAGGCATGATTATTATCTATGCTCTGTAAGTGGAGACACTGAAGCTGCTaggcacttgcccaaggtcacagtatTAGCAGATGCGGAACTCGTGCCCCAAACTGATTTGATTCCTAAGCCCGTGTTTTCAGCTGTGTTCCTAAACTGCCTCCCATCAGGTTTGTTGGAAAGGAGAGTAGGCAGAGAGGACATGGATGAAGGGGACTGAGAGAGCTGAGGGACAAGATGTGGCTCCATGCTTTCTGAGGACCTTGTGTGCAGACTGGGGGTGCTCTGGGGTTGCAGGGCAGCCAAGCTCGTGATGTGTAGCCTCCCTCGTCCCAAGGATGTGAGGGAGACAGGGGAAAAGCTGGCTGTGGCTGCAGCAGTGAAGCCAGTCCAGGGCAAGAAAATGGGTTCCGCCCACACTGGGTGCTGACCAGGGGCCACACCGTCCCTGTGCATCCTCCAGcttgggaggggaggagggagctgtgCTTTTGGTGGATGAGCTCCGGGAACAGGGACTGTGGCTCCTGGGGCTTCACTCTCTGTCCTAGTTTTTCCTGGAGAAAGTCAGCAACTGGATGCTTGGAGTCAAAACTAACAGTGCCATTGATTCTCGTTAGCTGACAACGGGAGTGGAGTACATGGTCACCGTGAAGATTAGCCGGACCAAATGCAAGAGGAACAGCATAAAAAGTCATTCATGTCCCATTCAAAGCAAGAAGAACCTGAAAAAGGTGTGTTTGAAGGGACTTATGATCAAGAGGGGAAAAAGTAAAAACTTACAAAGTAAGCACGAATTGGACATTGACAGCTTTTCCAGCTGTGTGGATTGGGGCAGGGTGAGGGCATAGCCCTAGGGCCACCTCACGCCATCGGAGGcccctgggggtgggaggaaggcagTCTCCCCACCCTGTGCTGGCACCACCCTTGCCCCAGGCCTCCCTGTCGCTGGACTCCTGCCCACCTGGCCCACTCCCAGGCCTCAGGAGGAAGTGGCGTTTACTTTCCTCGGGAACCTTGTTCTGGTCTCGGCTTACACTCTCCAGGTCCCTGAGGACTGCCCAGTTGCCTCCTTGTCTTCCAACCTCTGCCCACCCTTTCCTGGTCCCTCCTGGTGGCACCACCTGCAAGCTGGCAGATACGAAGGTCTCCCTGTGCCTGGGTGCAGGTGTAGGAGGACTGGGGCAGTGTGGGGAGACCTCTCCAGATGGGCAGGGGAAGCCCGGGGTGAGATTCCTGTTCAGGGCCTGgcgccccctccacccccaccgtgTGACAGGGAGCAGATCCTCCCGGCCCACGTGGTCAGTGCGCAGCCAGGTGAGGGGTCCAGACCCCCCAGACCTCAGGGGGCAGGAGCTTTTTGTTCgccttcaaaaaatatttccctgaaagctgattgttttctttctccttccacagagtttcatttgtgattttttgATATACACTGTGCCCTGGATGAACTATTATCAGCTCTGGAACAACTCTTGTCTGGAGGCCTAAGTGCATTTGTGCAAAGATCCTTGATGAAACCATAGACCTCTCCCCTGTGTGCTTTCTGTTATAGGCGTCAGAAAGGACCACATCTCCCTCATCAGGGTCTCGCTACACACCCactcacagacacagacacacacacattcacacatgcaCATTTGCATACACACTCACGTTCTCACACACTCACACGTGCCTGTGCACATTCACTCAAACTCACAATgcgctcacacacatgcacacacacacacagcatactCTCACATGCACTCACACTCTGACATGCAttctcacacactcacactcacttgTCTACATTTTCAGTGGTCTTTTGCAGCCGGTCAATTTGAGCAGAAGGTTGTTAACTCTGGGGGAACctcaaatttttttctacttcGGCCCATCTCTCTGAGGCTTTTCATGATCCAGGCACCTCATGACATCTGGCCTAAGCTTGGACGagctctgtctcttctctgtgcATATACAACTCTGTGACTGAGGCACATCTTTGTGAGTGTGTTCCAGGTCCCCGAGACCACCCCGGGTTCAGTAACTCACTGGGAGGACTCCCAGGACTTGGCGTGTAGTCGTGCTCACGGCCGTGACTTACCGCAGTGAAAGGATATGAAGCAGAGTCAGCAGAGGGAAGAGGTGCGTGAGGAGAAGACCTAGGAAGCCAGGCACAGGCGTCCAGAGTCCTCGCCTGGCGCAGTCATGCAGGACACACGTGTGAAATGTTGTCTGCCAGGGAAGCGCGGTAGGGACTCTGTGCCTCGGGTTTTCCCTGGAGCTGGGCACGCAGCAGCCTCTGCCTAGCATGTACCCAAATTTCAGGCTCCCACAAGGAAAGAAGGCATTCAGCATAAATCACGTTGTCTGTACAACAGTGTAGACACAGGGAGGCCGTCTTATCATTTagggaaatgtttatatcagtgtAGGGAGCTGTTTATCATCCGAGTTCCCAGACTCCAGCCAAGGCCAACTTTGCAAGCAGGTCTTTCCAAGGACAGTGGTCTCGGGCTGGCTAGGAGAACTCCATTCTCCTGAGCCTCCCACGTGCTCATTGCTGGTGGAACAGGACCTGTGGTGTCTTCCCTTGTGTGACTcatggtggagcagagaggagcaCACTGAACCAGAAATGGGGAGCGAGTGTGGGCTGAGAGTGTACCACTGGACCAGTTGGTCTCCTCCGCAGGGACCAGTCCCACCAGCACAGTCATAATGGCAACTTGAGAGAGTATTTCCAAAGGGGAAAAGTATACACACAAGTGAGAACCTCAAATTTTCCCAGGATgcctgagggagaagaggggatGGAGGTGAAGAGTTAAAGGTGGTGAAATTCTTGTTCCAAAAAAGAGGGAAGCCAGAAGCACCCAGTCCTACAAATCTAACCTCACTGAGGGCTGATTAGGTTCCTGGCACTGGCCTGCTGCCCTCATTATCTTGATTGATCATCATGACAACCCAGTGAACCAGTGACTCTGAGCTCCACTTTACAGGGGAGGAGCCTCCAAAGATAACCTCTGTCCAGATCCTAATATCCTCTCTGAGTCTGGCCTGTTGGTTGAACttttagaaatggaatcatacagtatatattcttttgtttctggcttttttcactcatcaTATTTTtgaattcatccatgttgtgtgtactTGTAGTTCACTTTTATTATTGTGTagaattccattgtgtgaatatatcacaatctatttattcattctactgaTAATGGGCTTTTGGGTAGTTTCTAACTTTTAAGAATAATAGCTATTAAGAATAAACAAATGTGTACAATGTCTAATGGTGGATGTGTGCACGTGTTCTGTTGGGTacatacctaagagtggaattggtGGATAATGTGGTGCGTCTATGTTCAGTCTTTAATTTATTCAAGATCTtttaaggatttttcttttttttggtgaggaagatcagccctgagctaacatctgatgccaatccttctcctttttgccaaggaagattggccctgagctaacatccgtgcccatcttcctccactttatatggtacgccgccatagcacggcttgacaagcagtgcattggtgcgcacctgggatccaggcCTGCGAACCCTGCACggccgcagtggagtgcatgcacttaaccgctacgccaccgggctggcccctaacatttttaattttttacttagtGTACCACTCTAATGTTACTTAATTCTTGATTTAGACCTTGTTCAACCTCTAAGTTCTtacttctttgtatctttttgtaATATGGCCTAATTCTTTTGTTTCTAtctttattttatgtaatttcaTATTGTCcctcaatttttaaataatattttaccaaACTTTATGGCTttgctttgaatttttaaagtgaGCTCTTCCTGCCCCACCCACCTATCTTGCTTTTATAAAGGgcagctagggccggccccgtggcttagcagttaagtgcgtgtgctcccctgctggcggcccgggttcggatcctgggcgctcactgacgcaccgcttctccagccatgctgaggccgtgtcccacatacagcaactagaaggatgtgcagctatgacatacaactatctactggggctttggggggaaaataaataaataaaatctttataaagtGCAGCTAGAAGGGCTGTGGAAGGCCCAAGGAAGGCCTGTGTGATTGGAGTGCGAAGTCCAGGCCCTGACATCTAAAGGACCCAAGAcaggtccttataagagacaggcagagagatttggcagagacacacagaggagaaggtgtgTGAAGATGAGGCAGAGATGGCAGTGATGCGGCCACAGCCCAGGAATGCCAGAAGCTACCAGAGGCTGGAAGAGACAGGGAACAGAGTCTCTCCTAGGCCCTCTGGAGGGAACATGGTCTTGCTAATAGCTTTCATTTCAGACTTCACGGCTCCAGAACTTTGTGAGAacaaatttctcagttttaggcCACcgagcttgtggtaatttgttacatcagcTAGAGGAAGCTGATacactgggttttctttttgcttcatatatttcagACTTGGGGATGAAGAAGCTGGCAACCTGGAAATGCCAATATGTGCAGAGAAAAATGCCTcaacaaaagcctgctctctctagccaaagggCCAGGAAAGGGGCAGCCCATCGGGACAGAAAACATTTAGACAATAACTGCTCTGCTCTAGCCAAAGagcacaggaaaaaaatgaagctcTACAACCCTCCCCCCCAGCAAAGGCTGAGTAGGGAGCCTAGACTTTCACCCTCCTGAGGCTGTAATGAGGAGCCCAACACCGTGTTAGGATGGTGCCAGAGAAGGCCAAGTAGGGAGCTGGGACTTTCATCCTCATTGGGTGGTAACAAGCCCCCTCCTCCCTGTGCTGATAGTGAAGACCGTGTGGAGAGCCTGGACTTCTTTTTCTCCACCGAGGTGGTGTCAGAAGAGGCACGTGGGGCAGCAGTGATGAGGTACTCATGTCCCTCCCAGCCAGAGTGGTATCAGCAGAGGCCTGCTGGGGAGCCTGAACTCCCACCCCTGTCCAGCTGTGATGAGCATTCCCCACACTATGTCAACAGAGGACGAGGGGAGAACCTGGCTTCCATCCTCACCTGTCAGTAATGAGGTGGCGGCCCTCTCTTCCCATCAGAACACCGTCAGAGGAGGCCTTTGAAAAGAGATACAAATAAGATTCAGAGTTACAACAGGAAAACATCCAAGTTTTTGTCGAAAATCATTTGTCCTACtaagaaacaggaaaatttaaacttaaatgaGAAAAGATAATGAACAGATACTAACATAGAGATGCCACAGATTTAACGTCATTTGATAAGTGCAAAGGGTTCTTGGACCCAATTCCGTGCGTGTGTATGGAGGCTTCCCCATACCGACACCAGCAGTGTGTCCAAGAATTCAACTCACTTCAGACACTACCTACTCGGagatcagattccacaggtaaaaGGCTCAGTCTCACAGATTGGCCatctacttcagatgccagttgcaagctcaggttgtcacctgtgcttctgactgaccagctacaaactggaggttccaatgacccctcCAACTCAGgttgccaattgcaagtccaggttactac
Protein-coding sequences here:
- the CSTL1 gene encoding cystatin-like 1, with amino-acid sequence MGGGCWRNPLLLLAALVLAAKLGHFQRWGGFREKSTSQKNMNSTLKFFIETYNNASNDTYLFGVDKLLRSQMQLTTGVEYMVTVKISRTKCKRNSIKSHSCPIQSKKNLKKSFICDFLIYTVPWMNYYQLWNNSCLEA